GCCCGCTGGAAGCCGGCAGCTGCCAGCTGGCACTGGACCTGGGTGAAGTAGGCATGATCCCTCTTCAGGGCATAGGAATCCCCGTTCACCTCCAGGCAGAAGTCCTTGTCCTTGCAGGCCTCGCGCACTGTCCTGTTCCTGTGCTTATAGGGACACTTCacctccagcagccccagggtCTTCCCCGTGGCCACCTCCTTGATGATGCCATCGGGGCTGGCAGCGATCCAGTTCTTCTCCCGGTCAATGAAGAGGCCGCAGTCCTCCACCCGCACCGGGCTGCCCACTTCCCGCGACTTCAGCTGCTCGTAGGCCTGCACGGCCACCTTCTCGTTGCGCAGCCCCCAGGACATGGCTGGTGTCTGCACCCTGGGGCTGGAGCTCACCACTGCTTTCAGGTAGGACTGGGGCACCTTGGATGTCTTGCCATTGGCAAACTTGCTGTTGGCGATCCTGGGGGCCACAGAGGCGGTGATGCGGTTCTCTCGCCACTCGTACCACTTGGGGTTGCTCCGCTGGCCACGTGTCTCCTTCTCCACCCATGGaatgtcctggctctccaggggGGGCAGGAACCATCCACAGGCACTGCTTGGGTCAGCCTCAggctgctgtttctgtgcaCTGTTAGGTctggcagcactggcagctcCTTTTGTATCAGGTGGCTGCTTCGAGGTTCCAGGGCAACTCCTGGTGGATTCTCTGTGCTGGTCCCTGGCATCTCCTCGGGCTCCACGAGATGCTGCAGACCTTGGCTGAGAGGAGTCTGGCTTTGTCCCCTTGCCCTGGCTGGGGCCGGCAGCTGGAGAACTCCTGGATTGACTGCCGGCAGCCGGAGAACTCCTGGATTGACTGCCGGCAGCCGGAGAACTCCTGGATTGACTGCCGGCAGCCGGAGAACTCCTGGATCGGCTTCCTGCAGCCGTGGCCCTGGCTCTGCTGGCTGAGGCAGAAGGCGGTGGCGCAGCGGGGGTGGTTTTGGAGGCAGCTGTGGCAGGTTGAGGGGATGATGTGCCTGCGGTCTCCTTCCTGGGTCTCCCCATCGTTATATGTCAGAGGGTCTGGTGCTGTGGGTATGGAATAAAGTTGAATGCACATCCCCAAAACACaaatttgcctttctttggtaCTTCTCTCTGCCTGCTCCAGGATGCTGGCATCCCCTTCTCGCACAGCTCTGTCCCTATGCCTTCTCTGGGGTGACACACCATACTGGGCTGCTGGCTGGttcagcagtgctggggtgctTGTGCATCTCCCCATTCCTGTGAAACCCAGCCCTgcgtggggccagggctgccccCCCCACCGCCTATGCTCCTGCTCAGCAACCCAGGGAACAGGGCAGGGGGACAGCGGGGTCCCCTCGGGGCCACCTCCACAGGGGACAAGGGAGCACACTCGCAGAGCGGCGCCCACACGGGGACCGGGCGGGCTCCCCGAGGGCCCATCACCCGGCCGGCGTGGGAGGGCGCGCCCAGCACCGCTCCGGGGCGCCCCACGCGTGCTCTGCGGCCGGGACATAGGGCCTGGAGCTCCCCAGGACCCTGCCCGGTGCCGCCCGGCCTCAccgctccgccgccgccgctccggaAGCGCGTCCCGCCCGCACCACGTgcccgcgggggcggcggcggccccgggacgcggggggagcggcgctgggggccgggccgggctgcaAGGGTCCGACCGAgccccccgccgctccccgctaGAGGGAAGCAGCCGCTCGGCCATCCTCGCCCGCTGGGGATCTGCCCGGACTTGCCCGGTCACCGTCCCGCTACCCCCTTCGCTTCTGGTTCCCTCCCGCATCACCCCCGCGCTCCCCCCACGCAAAGATGATTTTGTTCTGGGCTGGGGTCGAGCTCCCGCAGCTCCCACCGCGCCCTGCCCTCCCTTCCCCGGGCCTTTCGGGCTGGTTTCTCTTCCAGGTCCCCCCGTCCCCTTTTCCCAGCCCCGTCTCTCCAGCCTGACTCCTCATCCGCTGCCCCCTGGGAAGGGGCCTCGGCGCTGTGTGCCCCATCCCTGTCTGCGGGCAGGGGCCCGAGCCTGGCAGGAACGCAGGCACAGCCCGCCCGGCACCCAGCACCCCGCCTTCGTCCCCGGGCTCCCGTGCGAAGGGACGAGCTGACCTGACCAGACCGCCCGGTGCTGCTGAGccccggctgctgctgctgctgtcaccggGCTGATCCGAAGCACCAGGGTCCAGCCCCAACGCCCGCGCAGCTGGGCCTGCCTCAGGGGCGTGGGAGTTTCGGGTTCCTGAAAACCGGGGAGTTTCGTTTTCAGCAGCGACCTGGTGCTGCCACAGGGTGGCTGCTGGTGTTTTCGGCTGCGGGAAGGAAACCCAGCAGCCTCCAGTGCGTGTGCTGGGATCTGCCTGTGCCAGCATCATCCCGGGAGGGTTTCGGTTAACTCTGGGCAAGGAGGAGCACTGGCAGCTTTCCCAGCTCTTTTCCCCAGGGGTCTCTGATGTCTCCACGAGCCATGTCTGTCTCTGCTGACGTTTcatttcctgctgctttctccttccAGCCCGTCTGTAACTCCGGGCAGCTGAGCAGACCAATATTGCACAGGTTAAACCAAGGTGCACATGATTTTGACCAGAAACAATATCagctttcccttctttctccgTGGCTGCCTTTCCGCAGGGTCTCGTTTAATTTGTGCTGATTAACgagcagcagagagctggaCAGGATGCCCCTGCCCCTCtccctgcaggcagagcccctgGCTTTGCAGCCTCAGCTGGCTCTGAGGAGCTGCAGTTGCATTGAGTGCGGTCACTCCCAGCCTGACACCGGCTGGTGTCTCCCTGGGTTTTGTGCTATTTCCTCCCACAGCACTCAATTTGCAGGGTTTATCAGTGACTTAGGGCCTGAGAGCATCTGCAAGAGCTTTGCAGTCTGCGCTCCCTCCAGCCAACCCTGTCTTTGGGTGATAATTCAGCTCAATAAACCCAGGACAAGGTACAGATGATTTGAGGATAAATATCCTGATTGTGACTGGTCCCTTGGGTGTTATGGCAGCCTCTGCCGAGGGCTGCATGGGGTTTTTGGAGCACAAGGGCATTTAATTGCGTTGGGCTGAGCTGGGACTGTGTTTGCAGGGTTTAACACGCGCATTAGCTCAGCAGTCTGCTGAAAAGCGATGCTGAGCTCTCCAGGGGTTTATTTATGGCTGTGACGAGCTGCTTTAGGGAAGCTGTGAtggtgcagagcagggacatGCAAGCCTGTTGTTTGATACTGGTGTGAGCGCTGTACGGAGCAGGATGGAGCTCATCTGTGTCTCCCTGGGGCTGCCACACGTTGCTGGCGGGCTGGGGAGGCTCAGCTGCATCCCTGGCGCTCTGCATGCTGTGGTTGTTCGCCTGCCGTTAGCACCAGCGCTGCAGACGGCGTCTGACGCCGGGGGCTGGCCAAGCCCCATCTCCCTGACTGGTGGCACCGACCCAGCGCTTGCATTTGGAAGCTTTTATTCGCTCCAGCTTGGCCTAGAAACAATAtctcagagaaaaatcaaagcttgcgagttgttgtgggttttttgtttcgttgtttgttttctttttctggggcTGGAACAGCCGAGGCACTCACTGTGATGATGGGAGCGGGAGCCCTGTGCACGGTACAGGCTGGGTGGATGTGCTGCGGTACGTGCTGTGCCTCCAGTAGCTCGCAGAGTTGGTGTCTGTCATGTGCGGGGGTCATATATAGGTTAGCATCCTTCTCCTGCGGTCATTAATGAAGGGAAGGAGCGCAGCTGCACACTTTAGCTCTTCTCTCCCCGTGCGGCACAAGGAGGGGAAGCGGCGTGCCGTGGGGCATCCAGCACGGGGAGAAGAAATGGCTCAGCATGCTCATGCAAGCACCCTGGGGACATGCAGAGTGCCTCTCTGCCAGATAATTGTGTTGGCTGAAGTGCagggtgaggggtctggaggaGGGAGTGTGTCCCATGCTACTGCATGCAGCAACGGGCGTCTTCCACCAAGATCTTCCCCTTTGGTCCTGCCATCACCTCTGAAACCCATATTGAGGAGCCAAAGCCATAGCAGCGTGTGTGTGGGCTGGGAGGTGAGATCCAGAGGAGagatgctgctctgccaggccTCCTCGCTCCAGTGCCGCTCTGAAGTCACCTGCAGAGGCCCAGGGACCACTCAGTCCCCAGTGCTGCCTGCTCTATCTGCCCTGGTTTGTGCCTGCGTGGCTGGGCTTCAGGTTCGGTGTGGCTGTGATGGTGGGTTTTGTGGTGCGTAGGAGGGTGGGGGTTCCCCTCTGAGTACTCTATAaaaagagctgcagcagcacggtCCTATCTATAGCACAGCGAGGGAGCTGCCTGGGAGAGGCTGGGCAGGGATTAGCCCCAAATCTGAGGCTGCAGTGGTGGCTGAGGGATTCCCAGCCCCAGGCTGTGAGATCTCCCTGCCAGCACATGAGTCCCGGCTATACTGGGATTTCCTGACTGTCTCCACCCTCCCCAAGGGGGCTTATTGTCACGCTTGTCACCCAAAGGCTGGGGTCTCCCCAAATCCTCCCTCTTTCCTGCCCTTTGGGGCTGGGATTTCACTGCAGCACATGGAGGCTGATGAGaactgccctggtgagaccccaggGCATCTGGGTTTGTGGTGGATGCTCAGCATCTGCCTGCGCTTGGTTTTCTTGCAGTAGTCTCAGAGGAGCTGAGTCCTTTCCCAGTTAAGCTGGTTGTGACACTTGTGGCCCACAGTATTTGTACCAGAGTTCAGCTGGCTGATGGGGACTTGTGTTTtgccttgtgctttctttgcagGGGGGATACAAGGGGTGGCTGCGTGTCCCAGGCAGCCAAACCCCATCCTTGTGGATGCCACAGCATTATGCTGGGGTGTCACCAGCACCCAGGTTTGGCTGGACATCACCACTCTGTGGGTGCAGAGCAGCCCACAGCGGTGGGCTCTGCTCTTGGCCGGGCCCAGTGCCATCGGTGAGAGCATCCCCCAGCTCTCCCCGGGGCAGCAGTACTAGGGAGTGTGTCTCTTTAATGAGGCTGGGcttggagcagctctgctgctggcacaggaGTGAGGGATGGAGCGAGGGCGGTGAAGGAGCCAGTGCCAGAGAGGGAgcctgcagcagggagaggcAGGGAAGGACCGCTCACCcccctgggcaccacagcccccAGCCAGAGGGGCAGGAAAACCCACCCCCAGGGCAGGGGGCTCTGCACAGGGCAGGGACCAGTGGGTGCTGAGCCGAGCCTGCAGCCCCTGTgtcatcctcctcctccaggtAAGGGCCAGGGTTGTGGGAGGGCTGGGGCCACGGTGGCCTGGGACCCTGTGGGTATCGTGCAAATTCTGGGTGCCCCAGAGTTGCACATGTGCTGCCGGGACAGCCCTGGATGGCAGGAGGGATGAGAGATGGGAGATGAGGCAGCAGGGCCACGAAAGTGCTGAAATCACCATCCGGCGTGGATCTGACAGGGCTGGCTTGGATAACTGCTGAAAACGTGCTCCGGGGTGTCAGCAACCGGTCCATTGCCCACACCACAAACGTCCCATGTCCAGGGGAGCAGAAGGACCCTTTTGCAGGGCTGCCCTTCTGGGGTGTGCCCACATCAAGGGAaatctgtggggctgggacatcTTTTTGGGGGTTACCTGTGTTAAGGTGCATGAAGGGCAAGTAACTCCTGTTTCCTGGCATGGGGCTGGGGTTTTCCAGGGGTTTTAGCAGCTctggggaggagagagcagcagcacagatcaTGGATGCGGTGCGTGTGTTGGGTcgcatgtgcatgtgtgcacgcgtgtgtgcgtgtgtgtgtgtgtgtgcagcaggCTCTGCTCTCTGTTTTGTCTCTCTAGCAGATGAAGCAGCAGTGCCAGCCAGGGCACAGCACCGCAGGCAGGATGCTTGGGCTGGGGACAGCCTTTTGCCCTGTCCCCTTTGCCTGAAGCTGCCAGGGAAatccctttcccctcctctcctccttttcgGGCTCTCTGCAAAGTGGCATGTCCCCAGCAGCAGTGCCGTCACCTCCTGCCTCTATGGCATCCTCCCTGCTCCGGGAGTTGGGATGGATCCTGCTCCACTTCCCCTGTGCCCCATCCCAACCAAGTGATGTGGAGATGTCCTAtgagggaggtggggggggtAAGGTGGGCGAGAAGGAGGGGCATCCATGCCTCCTGGCTCCAGGTGCTACTGTAGAGGCTTGGGCTCCTATCCTTCCATCTTTTTACCAGCCTGTGCATCTGTCATCAGTGGAAATTTCCACTGGGTTTGCTGGTGTCAGGGTTGGCCTCATCCTTCCCCAGCACCACGGTGCACCCCAGTGAGGGTGGCTCTAGCTGCAGCAGGTGAAACTCTGACAACTTTGCAGGCAGCTAAGGAGGGTGGGCTGGGCTCAGGCGCCCGGCTTGCTGCAGCAGCCTTGCTAGAAAACTCAACCTGCCCACGGGTGAGAAGAGAAACATTAAGTTATTCTGACCTAGAGAAGAGTTAGCTCCTCCTTGCCTTCACTGAGAGCTCTTTGCTGCTGGGCACGGAAGCCAcccccagccctgttcctgctgcagccccctcTGTATTGGGGATGCTGTTGGTTAAACCAGCtcctgtgggcagcaggtgggaagcgaggaagaggaaggggctGCAAAGGCACTGGTGACcatgctggggatggggaggagggTGGATCTGTTGGTGATGCCATGCTGGCACCTGGGGACAATTTGCTGTCCCAGGGTAAGAAGATGAAGAGGATGGGGAGAGGACGTTTGATCTGGTTTTATTCATTACCATGGGGCTTAGAGCCACCAGCACGAAGCGTGGCAGGGCCAGATGGACCCTATTTACTCTGCGAGGGTAAATGTAAAAAGAAGTGATAAAAAGCAGCCGGGACGGCTTCTCCGGTAAGTCCCTGGTAAACAAGCTGGCAGTGCCCCAGCCAACAGGCAGCACAGCAAATAGCAGGAGCGTTGCTGAGCATTAAGCTGGGTGCCTTGGGAACAAATGGAAGTGCTTTGGGATGAAATCCATCTTTAATGGCTCGATGTGGCTGGtctgggggtgtccctgtctCCAGAGGGGTTAGGTGCTGTGGTCAGGGCAGGACCTGGCTGAGGATGTTCCCAGTGGTGGGATGGCCAGTGTGGGGAAAAGCCAGGCTGTGTGTTGCCCCTGTGCCACCCTGTGTGTTGGCAGACCAATGTGGGGGGCTCACCAGCATCTTGCATGTGGAGTGGAGGGTGGTCAGGACCTGGCGGCATAACCCTGCATTGCCAATTGAGCACGTAAACAGCTCCCCTCCAGCATAATGGACTTATTTTCCTGGGATGCGGCCACATTGCTAATGCACTTCTGCGCTTCTTGGGGGCTCCCTGTCTCTCACCAGCTGCAGGCTCAGTCCTGGCGCTGCCTCCGAGGCTGTAGCCTCCTCCGCTTTCAGGGGTGCTCTGGGAGAGACACCCTGTGACTTCACGCTGAGGGCACCCCAAGCCTCATGTTACTGCTGCTCGTACGAGCCGTTCCTGGGACAAAGGCCGCTGGAGTCAGGGGACCAGATGGCCGGCTTGTACCTGGCCTTGTCCTTGCCTGGATGCGTTGCACGCTGGAGCACCAGGACACAGTGTGACGTGGGGACCTCGCTGCCTTTGGCTAGTGGGTGCCTGGGTTCGGTGTGGAATTCAGCTAGGAGCTACAGACCTGTGTCTGGAGTGGGACCCATGCATACTGTTCATGGAAAGGCAAGACTGAGGCTGACCCAAATATTTTAGGAGAATATTTGATGGCATGAGACAGGGTGACAATAGAGAGATGCTTTGGCCCCAGGCAATTACTTAGGATGCTGCTCCCCGGTGGCTTTCCCAAGGGAAACAGAGGTGTGGAGTGGGCTGGTGCCCTGGCTGGAAAGCATCCCCGGCCATCTCTTTTTCTGCAGAAGGCTGGGATGCCGCACACATCCATCTCTGGGCAGAGAATCACTCACCCCAAGGCAAAGAGCATCCTCCCAAGTGGGGCTCCCCCCCTGCAGCGCCTTCccctctgtgctgctcttcagTGCAGTGCTGACCTTGTTGTTAATTATTAAACATCCAGCAAACACTGCTCGCTGTTTTGTCCTAGTTACACCGTGGGCTTCTcacccttcctttttttttttttttttttttaatttattttaaacaaattaccCTGGTAACCTCTGTGGGTGGATGGAGATGGGTGCAGCAGATGCTCCTCTCCCAGCCAGTGCAAGAGATGGTCTGGGGAGTCTCTGGAGAGGCTCTGGAGCCACCAAGCTGCTTTGAGGTGGCTGAGAGATGGGCTGCATGTGGCTGGCTGTTATCTGACTTGTCTAGGAGCCTCTGTCTGCCAGGGTTTGGGGCTTGTATGTAATTGCTGCTGTATACCAGCAGTCATTTCACTGCCAGATTGATTTACCTGTGGGGTGGAAGAGCTTTCTGTGCGCTTTTGTAGCTTCAGACCCAGTTTGCAGGTGGGCTGGGGTCTGAGCAGAGACCTGGGTCCAGGTCCATGTGTTTTGtagatgctgcagagcagcatctccGGGTGTGGGGAGCACATGGGACCCGCTGCCCCCTTGCAGGCTGGGCAGATGGAAGCAGTTTGCGTGCACAAGCTGCCTCTCAGCAGACCCCATCCCTGAGCACCCAGCACCTGCCTCCTTTCTGCCCACAGCCACTCACCGAGGCACCATGCCGGGCCTGTATTCCCTCTCCTCCTGGGAGGCTTTGCCCCTGAAGAGCTCCAGGGTGAAGGCTTGTGCCAATGGGTACTCCCTAAGCATCACTGCTCACCTTGCGTACACCAACCCCCACGAGGAGCCTGTGGAAGGTAAGGGGGGGCTACTGGGACTGGCAGGGACCTGGGCTGCCTGCATGGCCCCCTAAAAACACCTGTGTTGGAGAGCGTCCCATCTCCAGCCCACCTGTGTCCTGGCCCCCAAGCATTGCTCAGTTTAGTGGATGAAGGTGGAGGCCAGTGGTGGTGGGGCAACCACCGACACCCATCATCGAGTGAGGCCAGGCAAGAACATTctcagtgctgaggaacaggagGATTTCTTCCTCCAGGTGAACCAGCCTGTGGGTCCTTACTGTGTGTTGCCCCTCACCCGTGGATTTAAATTGCCCTGCCCTTAGCAGTGCTGCCATGGCCAGCCGGTGCCGCGGCGATGCCCGTCCTGGGATCTGCCTCTGGGCTCTCTCCCACCCACAGGCATCTTCATCTACCCGCTGGAGGAGTCGGAGGTGGTGGCCGGCTTTGAGGCGGTGGCAGGCAGCCGACGGGTGACATTCCAGGTCCAGAACCGGCACCGGGCACGGGATTGCTGCCTCCAGtgtggccccagccccagccggCCGCGCCGCTGTGCCAGCGGTGAGTGCTGTGGCACTGGTGATGCTGCTGGGTCCTCCTGGCCAGGAGGCTCTGAGCGAGCAGTGATGAGGTGTGTGGGGATGCGAGgggctgagagatcctgccaggccaccctggtGCCGTGGGGGTTCTCTGGGAAGACCTCAGCTTCCCCAGGGCTTTACCTATCCCTTTGCAAGGCCTTCATTACACCTGCATTCTATTGCCCCCTTTGAGAATAATTAGTGCaaaacagggacaggagttggactctgtGATCCTTGTccgtcccttccaactcaggacattctgtgattctaattaACTCCCCCTTCCCAACCCTGCACACCCCGCTGACCCTCCCACcatcccttccctgcccaggcCACCTTGTCCTGGACGAAGACACAGAGCGCTCCACCTTCATCATCATCACGGGCACGCTGTGCCCATTGGAGACCCTGGACGTCACCCTGAGCACGGCGCAGGAGCTGCCCACGCTGCCGGATGGGGCCCTGCGCCTCCACCTGCCCCCCGTCCTCGTGCCCCGCATCCCCGCTGTCCCCGAGAGTGAGCCGGCAAGCTTGTGTGACGACAGGTTGGCCCTATGGTGATTTTCATGGCTTCCTCACTCTCCGCCATCCTGGGGGGGAATGCCGATGCTGGGTGAGCAGGGAGTGGGGTAGGAGCCATCACTGCCTCTCCCCTCACAGCCCCACCAGCTGCTTCAGGGGGCCGGGTGCCCGGAGCCCGCCAACCCCCACGGTGCCTGCAGAGAGCATCGATGTCTTTCGGGGACGACCTTGCAACCCCTTTCCTTATGAGTTTGCCTTCGAGCTGCTGGTGAAGGGCCCGTGCTTGCTGGCAGGTAGGGGGGCAGCTCAGCTGTTGTCAGTTCATTGGGCAAAACCTCCTGAAACATGGGTGACATTCCCCAGGATGGTGTCCCCCTGGTCCCTCTGTGCTTCTAGGGGGACACAAGCccccttcctgggcagcctcttgCACTCCCTACCTGAAAAAAAGCCCCTTCCCCATCCGCAGGGCTGAGACGCACCCCCCCAAAGTCTCCACACGTGCCTTTGGGTAGTGCTGGATCAGCAGTCCTGGGGAGATGTGATGGATGGGGGGAGGACAGGTGAGGAGGGGGTGCGGGGCGGTGGGGACACACTCCTGGCTGCCAGCCCAGTTAATCCCATTAGAGCTGGCAGGGAGCAGCCACCAACACTGCGCCAGGCTGGCACAGTCACGGAGCCTGGGGGCTGGGGGATGTGAGGGACTGCCCCAGAGCCTCGTGTCCCCACAGGGCTGGAGAGTCCAACCCATGCCCTGCGAGCAGATGCCGACCCCTgggccagctctgctgccaccacCCGCGTCACCCTGGCTGAGCCCCACTGCTATGACAGGGACCTGGAGATCATCCTCTACCCCTGTGGTGAGTGGGGATGGTGCCCTGAGCAGGTTTGGAGGGGATGGGGCATCACCCCAAAAGCATCTGGAGCATCGACACAGACCCCTGTGGCATGGGGCAGCTCCGAACCCCCTTGTGCCCCCCAGAGCCTCACCACCCCCACCTGGTGATGGAGGATGGCACCATGACGTACCCCGAGTATGAGGCCCACGTCCGGAGCCGCCGGGATTACGCACGGATTGCCAGGAAGGATCGCAGCGGCGAGAGACAGGTGACAGGGCATGGCCACTGCTGGCCcggcggggaggaggaggaggaggaaaggggacATGGAGGGAAAGGGGGTGGGGAAGACCTTGGCACAGACCAGGGCGGGTGTGAGAAAGCCCCTGGCCTGCCTGGTTCGCAGGTGGCTTTCGTGCAGAAGCGTTTCCACAAAGACATCTTCCCCAACCCTGTGCTGATGTTGAACTTCTGCCCGGTGGTGGAgggtgtccctggggacctgcagaACGTCACCCGCGAGGTCCTCTTCCTCATCGACTGCAGCAGCACCATGAGCGGCCCTGACCTCAACAAGGTCAAGGTGAGGCACAACCACAGGGtaccatggggctgggggtgctgcctGGGTGCCTGGTCCTTAGCAGCTCTCTCTGGTCCCCGCTGTCACCCCAGGAGGCTTTGCTGGTGGCCCTGAAGAGCCTCCCATCGGGGACGCTGCTCAACGTCGCCGGCTTTGGCACTGATGTCAAGCCGCTCTTCCCATCCAGTCGCCTCTGCAGCAATGTGAGTGCCGCCAGGCACAGTGCACCCCCACCCCTCTCTGTGCCCCCTCCTGCCGCACCTCAACATGGGCGGGGGGCTGGTGACCCTGGGAACCACTGCGAGGCCACTCTCTGTGTGAGCAGGAGACGCTGCGCCGAGCCTGTGAGCACCTCGGGGGGCTGCAGGTGGACACGGGTGGCACCAACCTGTTGGTGGCCCTGGGCTGGGCGCTGGCGCAGCCCCTGCACCACAGCTATCCCCGCCAGCTCTTCCTCTTCACTGACGCGGCAGCGGGCAACACGGGCAGGATCCTCCGGCTGCTGCGCAGGCAGGCCAGCACTGTCAGGTATGGCACCGGGGCCATGAGAGGGTCACGATGCTCTCCATGTGCCCTGGACCGTTCCCAccactttttccttctgcagccccaaatctcATCTGCACCAACCCCAAGGGTGTTCTTCACCCATCACATCCCTCAACCCCGCTGGCTTGGCTTCCCCTGGGGTGCCCCAAGCCAGCAGCCAGCCAGGGTGGCACCTTCGGCCACCAAACACCCCTGCCCAGGCCCTGGCACCAGCGTGGCTGTGGCTTTTCATtgcccagctctcctgcaggTGCTTCAGCTTCGGCATGGGCCCACGGGTGTGCCGGCAGCTGCTGAAGGCCATGGCCAAGGTCAGCAGGGGCCGTGCCGAGTTCCTGAGCCCAGCTGAGAGGCTGCAGCCCAAGGTAATGCCCAGGTGTGGATGGGGGAgtgtggggggcacaggggctACCACAGTGTCTGATGCCAGCTCCTCTTCCTGCCCCAGCTGATCAAGTCCCTGAAGAAGGCGATTGAGCCAGCCATCAGCGACATCACCATCGACTGGTACCTCCCTGATAGCATGGAGGCCCTGCTCTCGCCCACTGAGCTCCCAGCCCTCTACCCTGGCGACTGCCTCGTCAGCTACTGCGTCCTCTACAGCATTGCCCGCTTCCGCGACAGGCGCCCGCCGGTACGACTGGCATCGCCCCCGGCATGGGGAGGACGCATGTTCCTGGTGCTGCCAACGTCTCCCTGTGCCAGGGGTGTGACGGCAGTGCCCTCTCTCCCCCAGGGCCGGGAAGGGGCTCGCCGAGGCTCCCGCAGCTCAGCCTTGCCCTCCCGGGAGGAGATGCCCAGTCCCGGGGAGAGCCATCCACCACCCCGGAGCACCCTGGGATCCAGGGATGCCTCCCTGGAGCTCTCCACGGGGGGCACAGAGGCATCAGAACGGAGTgagtggggctgtggtgggggtggggggcaggtgTGGAGCCACAGGCTGATGAGATGTGCACTTGCTGGGCAGGTGTGGATCCTGTTTCGGGGGGAGACATCTGGAAGCGGATTTACCAGCCTTCGTACATCCAGGAGCAGTATGTCCTGACGCACTGCTCCGTCAGCACCAACCGCAGCCAGGGGCTGCTCTCCCGCAGCTCCACCAGCAGCGAGTCCACGGGCTCTCACGACGTGGCCCCTGAGGGCGGCTCCTCAGCCCCTGGCACGGATGCCACCTCCCAGCAGGGCCAAAAGAGCCTGTCCCTCTGTGAGTCCTCCACCAAATCTGCCCCGCTGCCCTCTGCCTCGGCTGGCACCAAGGTAAGGATGCTAACGGGGTGCAAGGGCTCACAAATGGGGGAGTTGCTTCTGGTTTAGCACGGGGTGTTGCTGTTGTGCCTGGACACAGCCCAGCCAATGGGCTGGAAACTGGAGTGCTGTAGTCTGGGTTTTAAGAAAGGGTCGGCTGTGCATGCTGCGAGGAGGCTCCTCAGGTGGTTTTGCCCTACTGGGatggcacagctggggacaaaGTAGCTggtcctccagctccctggGACTGCAAGTCAGCTGGGTGGTTAACAAACTCCCTAGCCAACTCAAATGCTGCAGAAGTCAAGTGAAAATCGATGGGTTGGCATCAGGTAACAAACCTACCCAGCTGGAGAGGGTGGGGTGGGCTGGCTGAGCTCCTGCTTGGCTCCTTCAACCCGCAGCCAGTGCAGCTGGGCACTTCATTAGCAATGGGACATGTCCCCTCTGCTTCATAGCTGGGTTTAAAACCCAGCCAggaggctgggatggggagaggcAGCTCCCTTGGTGACAATGGCCCCGAGGCCAGGCGAGGCCAG
The sequence above is a segment of the Columba livia isolate bColLiv1 breed racing homer chromosome 9, bColLiv1.pat.W.v2, whole genome shotgun sequence genome. Coding sequences within it:
- the VWA5B2 gene encoding von Willebrand factor A domain-containing protein 5B2 isoform X3 — encoded protein: MPGLYSLSSWEALPLKSSRVKACANGYSLSITAHLAYTNPHEEPVEGHLVLDEDTERSTFIIITGTLCPLETLDVTLSTAQELPTLPDGALRLHLPPVLVPRIPAVPESEPASLCDDRLALCPTSCFRGPGARSPPTPTVPAESIDVFRGRPCNPFPYEFAFELLVKGPCLLAGLESPTHALRADADPWASSAATTRVTLAEPHCYDRDLEIILYPCEPHHPHLVMEDGTMTYPEYEAHVRSRRDYARIARKDRSGERQVAFVQKRFHKDIFPNPVLMLNFCPVVEGVPGDLQNVTREVLFLIDCSSTMSGPDLNKVKEALLVALKSLPSGTLLNVAGFGTDVKPLFPSSRLCSNETLRRACEHLGGLQVDTGGTNLLVALGWALAQPLHHSYPRQLFLFTDAAAGNTGRILRLLRRQASTVRCFSFGMGPRVCRQLLKAMAKVSRGRAEFLSPAERLQPKLIKSLKKAIEPAISDITIDWYLPDSMEALLSPTELPALYPGDCLVSYCVLYSIARFRDRRPPGREGARRGSRSSALPSREEMPSPGESHPPPRSTLGSRDASLELSTGGTEASERSVDPVSGGDIWKRIYQPSYIQEQYVLTHCSVSTNRSQGLLSRSSTSSESTGSHDVAPEGGSSAPGTDATSQQGQKSLSLCESSTKSAPLPSASAGTKVPVALSTEELARQKKTLARAALAGRSFSSPHGELDARRLCRALEKVSQKRNQSLEGQLDQLGSQARRLQPSTVESNNLLSPTHLDWDMLVEPSYLFSASPVPEPGEPSPGNASLPLRCQVVIHALQAGKPVSWEVTASLEPLLQPREGPDGGDPLRQGGKSWDKPLHRLAARSVIQDNENAAQREAELQQGFARRFRLKAVQTSKACNVPSLYTRLVSVDGATQAALPAAPELWGTAGSASRPRATPSGSWPRRSSSAGLGQQHDREEQDEAPIAADRVETPGSPASISSPTYGWEKPNCSNGPPTSPSTTSMGSQKSTESIAGSRFSLGRRRGPSLVLRPQCLSPESECSSNHASHDYLPLVQLQQARGPFQLTESFSEVVQIPLDRLRRASPYASHRASLSPTSPGARSSPEAAPGGEEGEDPPAGPQPGSPPSRSTCSEVPSAAVWAQADSGHGSESDTGPHSAAPSETGLSWQDAGPEDLESASWATAVALAWLEHRCAGFFEEWELVAAKADAWLQAQRLPEGLDVGCLKGAARHLFLLLRHWDENIKLNMLCYNPNNV